One stretch of Lucilia cuprina isolate Lc7/37 chromosome 6, ASM2204524v1, whole genome shotgun sequence DNA includes these proteins:
- the LOC111678054 gene encoding UDP-N-acetylglucosamine--peptide N-acetylglucosaminyltransferase 110 kDa subunit isoform X2 → MQNQQSPNQNTQQLQQQAVTQTQLILPQQQQQTQLVQNQGNTVGKINDTQNLSSVGLLELAHREYQAVDYENAEKHCMQLWRQDSTNTGVLLLLSSIHFQCRRLEKSAQFSTLAIKQNPLLAEAYSNLGNVFKERGQLQEALENYRRAVRLKPDFIDGYINLAAALVAAREMEAAVQAYITALQYNPDLYCVRSDLGNLLKALGRLEEAKACYLKAIETCPSFAVAWSNLGCVFNAQGEIWLAIHHFEKAVTLDPNFLDAYINLGNVLKEARIFDRAVAAYLRALNLSPNNAVVHGNLACVYYEQGLIDLAIDTYRRAIELQPNFPDAYCNLANALKEKGQVKEAEECYNTALRLCPNHADSLNNLANIKREQGFIEEATRLYLKALEVFPDFAAAHSNLASVLQQQGKLKEALMHYKEAIRINPTFADAYSNMGNTLKELQDVAGALQCYSRAIQINPAFADAHSNLASIHKDSGNIPEAIQSYRTALKLKPDFPDAYCNLAHCLQIVCDWTDYEARMKKLVSIVAEQLEKNRLPSVHPHHSMLYPLSHDFRKAIAARHANLCIEKILVLHKPPYKFTREVPNGERIRIGYVSSDFGNHPTSHLMQSIPGLHDRSVVEIFCYSLSPDDGTTFRYKISQEAEHFIDLSTIPCNGKAADRIYNDGIHILVNMNGYTKGARNEIFALRPAPIQVMWLGYPGTSGASFMDYIITDSVTSPMELAHQYSEKLAYMPYTYFIGDHKQMFPHLKERILVADKTQSTVSDNVAVINATDLSPLVENTGVKEIREVINANKQVEITHKVAELPNTTQIVSMIASGQVQTSLNGVVLQNGLATTQTNNKAATGEEVPQSIVITTRRQYHLPDDAIVYCNFNQLYKIDPLTLQTWMNILKAVPNSVLWLLRFPAVGEQNIKKSVEDMGVDPERVIFSNVACKEEHVRRGQLADVCLDTPLCNGHTTSMDVLWTGTPVVTLPGETLASRVAASQLATLGCPELIASTRQEYQEISIRLGTDREYLKTLRAKVWKARADSPLFDCSQYAKGLEKLFLRMWQRFLRSEAPDHIAAIDNK, encoded by the exons ATGCAAAACCAACAGTCACCAAATCAAAATACGCAGCAATTGCAACAGCAGGCCGTAACACAAACACAATTGATATTGccgcaacaacagcagcagacaCAATTGGTACAAAATCAAGGCAATACAGTGGGCAAGATCAATGACACTCAAAATTTATCATCTGTTG GACTACTAGAATTAGCCCATCGTGAATATCAAGCTGTTGATTATGAGAACGCCGAAAAACATTGTATGCAATTGTGGCGACAAGATAGCACTAATACAGGTGTGCTATTGCTATTATCTTCCATACATTTTCAGTGTCGACGTTTAGAAAAATCTGCACAGTTCTCAACGCTGGCTATAAAACAAAATCCCTTATTGGCCGAAGCTTATAG taattTGGGTAACGTTTTCAAAGAACGTGGACAATTGCAAGAAGCTTTAGAAAACTATCGAAGAGCTGTACGTTTGAAGCCTGATTTCATTGATGGATATATTAACTTGGCTGCTGCTTTAGTTGCTGCTAGAGAAATGGAAGCGGCTGTACAAGCCTATATAACAGCTTTGCAGTACAACCCG GATTTGTACTGTGTACGTAGTGACTTGGGTAATCTGTTAAAGGCTTTGGGTCGTCTTGAAGAGGCTAAG GCTTGTTACTTGAAGGCCATTGAGACTTGCCCTAGTTTTGCGGTGGCATGGAGTAATTTGGGTTGTGTTTTCAATGCCCAGGGTGAAATATGGTTGGCTATACATCATTTTGAAAAGGCCGTTACTTTAGATCCAAATTTTTTGGATGCTTACATCAATTTGGGCAATGTTTTAAAAGAAGCAAGAATTTTTGACCG GGCTGTGGCAGCTTATTTAAGAGCTTTAAATTTGTCTCCTAACAATGCTGTGGTCCATGGCAATTTGGCTTGTGTTTATTATGAGCAGGGTTTGATTGATTTGGCCATTGATACCTATAGAAGAGCCATAGAATTACAACCAAACTTCCCTGATGCTTATTGTAATTTAGCCAATGCTCTGAAAGAAAAAGGACAG GTTAAAGAGGCTGAGGAATGTTATAATACCGCTCTACGCTTATGTCCCAATCATGCTGACTCTTTGAATAATTTAGCCAACATTAAACGCGAACAAGGTTTCATTGAAGAAGCCACTCGTCTGTATTTGAAAGCTTTGGAAGTTTTCCCCGACTTTGCTGCTGCTCATTCGAATTTGGCTTCAGTTTTGCAACAGCAAGGTAAACTCAAGGAGGCTCTTATGCATTACAAAGAAGCTATACGAATTAATCCAACCTTTGCTGATGCCTACTCCAACATGGGCAACACCCTTAAGGAATTACAGGATGTAGCTGGCGCCTTGCAATGTTACTCGCGTGCTATACAAATCAATCCAGCATTTGCTGATGCCCACAGTAATTTGGCGAGCATTCATAAGGATTCTGGTAACATTCCCGAAGCCATACAATCGTATCGCACTGCATTGAAGTTGAAACCAGATTTTCCCGATGCCTATTGTAATTTGGCACATTGTTTGCAAATCGTTTGCGATTGGACGGACTATGAGGCACGTATGAAGAAATTGGTGAGCATAGTAGCTGAGCAATTAGAGAAGAATCGTCTGCCCTCGGTGCATCCACATCACTCGATGTTGTATCCGTTGTCACACGACTTCCGCAAAGCAATTGCGGCTCGACATGCCAACTTGTGTATAGAGAAGATTTTAGTTCTACACAAGCCTCCGTATAAATTCACACGCGAAGTGCCGAATGGAGAACGTATACGTATTGGTTATGTTAGCTCTGACTTTGGCAATCATCCCACCTCACATTTGATGCAATCGATACCGGGGCTGCACGATCGTAGCGTTGTAGAGATTTTCTGTTACTCTCTTAGTCCCGATGATGGTACCACGTTCCGCTATAAGATCTCACAGGAGGCCGAGCATTTTATTGATTTGTCGACCATACCCTGCAACGGCAAAGCGGCCGATCGCATCTACAATGACGGTATCCACATACTGGTGAATATGAACGGTTATACCAAGGGAGCACGTAATGAAATCTTTGCCTTGCGGCCGGCACCCATACAGGTTATGTGGTTGGGTTACCCCGGCACAAGTGGGGCCTCATTTATGGATTACATTATCACAGATTCAGTAACGAGTCCTATGGAGTTGGCACACCAATACAGTGAAAAATTGGCCTATATGCCATACACGTATTTCATTGGGGATCACAAACAGATGTTCCCCCATTTAAAGGAACGCATACTGGTGGCCGATAAAACACAATCGACTGTGTCGGACAATGTGGCTGTTATTAATGCCACAGATTTGTCGCCATTAGTGGAGAATACAGGTGTTAAAGAGATACGTGAGGTTATCAATGCCAACAAACAGGTTGAAATCACACACAAAGTGGCTGAACTTCCCAACACCACACAAATTGTGTCAATGATCGCTAGTGGACAAGTGCAGACCTCTCTGAACGGTGTGGTCTTACAGAATGGTTTGGCCACAACACAGACAAACAACAAGGCAGCCACAGGCGAGGAAGTTCCACAAAGCATTGTCATCACTACCAGACGGCAATATCATTTACCCGACGATGCAATTGTCTATTGTAATTTCAATCAATTGTATAAAATCGATCCCTTGACACTGCAGACCTGGATGAACATCTTAAAGGCTGTACCTAATTCTGTGTTATGGCTTCTGAGATTCCCAGCGGTTGGAGAACAGAATATTAAGAAATCAGTAGAGGATATgg GTGTCGATCCAGAACGTgttatattttcaaatgttgCTTGTAAGGAGGAACATGTACGTCGTGGTCAATTGGCTGATGTGTGCCTCGATACGCCACTTTGTAATGGACACACCACATCAATGGATGTTTTATGGACTGGCACACCAGTTGTCACACTACCAGGAGAGACATTAGCATCAag aGTGGCTGCTTCACAGCTGGCGACCTTGGGCTGTCCCGAACTTATTGCTAGTACCCGCCAAGAATATCAAGAAATTTCCATACGTTTGGGCACAGATCGTGAATATCTCAAGACATTGCGTGCCAAAGTGTGGAAGGCACGCGCTGACAGTCCACTGTTTGATTGTTCACAATATGCCAAAGGTTTGGAAAAGTTATTCTTGCGCATGTGGCAAAGATTTTTGAGGAGTGAAGCACCAGATCATATTGCCGCTatagataataaataa
- the LOC111678044 gene encoding chromatin accessibility complex 16kD protein: METVLPHTRIRTIMKSSLDTGNISNEVLYLMTKSTEMFIKHFSKESYNNAKKPNTLKYEHLAELVQNEDNLEFLLQIVPQKIKVKDFKALIEQDDDSSESSSESD; encoded by the exons atggaAACAGTTTTACCACACACACGTATACGCACTATTATGAAGAGTTCCCTGGACACGGGAAATATTAGCAATGAAGTACTATATCTTATGACGAAATCCACT gaaatgtttattaaacactTTAGCAAAGAATCATACAACAATGCCAAAAAACCGAATACATTAAAATATGAGCATTTGGCAGAACTAGTGCAAAATGAAGATAACTTGGAATTCCTGCTTCAAATAGTGCCGCAAAAGATAAAAGTAAAAGATTTTAAAGCCCTGATAGAACAAGATGATGATTCCAGTGAGTCTTCTTCGGAAAGTGACTGA
- the LOC111678035 gene encoding uncharacterized protein LOC111678035 codes for MKPIMSRVVMSFMIYLFFAAVVVNCDEKNINKLLNNQVIVSRQIMCVLEKSPCDQLGRQLKAALPEVIVRNCRNCSPQQAQNAQKLTTFLQTKYPDVWAMLLRKYKT; via the exons atgaaaCCCATTATGTCGCGTGTTGTCATGTcctttatgatttatttattctttgctGCTGTGGTGGTGAACTGTGatgaaaagaatataaataaattacttaataatCAGGTCATTGTTAGTCGTCAAATAATGTGTGTTCTCGAAAAGAGTCCCTGTGATCAATTGGGCCGCCAAttaaaag CTGCTCTACCTGAGGTGATTGTACGTAACTGTCGCAATTGTTCACCCCAGCAGGCCCAAAATGCCCAGAAATTGAcaacatttttacaaacaaaatatccTGATGTCTGGGCTATGCTTTTAAGAAAATACAagacataa
- the LOC111678054 gene encoding UDP-N-acetylglucosamine--peptide N-acetylglucosaminyltransferase 110 kDa subunit isoform X1, producing the protein MQNQQSPNQNTQQLQQQAVTQTQLILPQQQQQTQLVQNQGNTVGKINDTQNLSSVGLLELAHREYQAVDYENAEKHCMQLWRQDSTNTGVLLLLSSIHFQCRRLEKSAQFSTLAIKQNPLLAEAYSNLGNVFKERGQLQEALENYRRAVRLKPDFIDGYINLAAALVAAREMEAAVQAYITALQYNPDLYCVRSDLGNLLKALGRLEEAKACYLKAIETCPSFAVAWSNLGCVFNAQGEIWLAIHHFEKAVTLDPNFLDAYINLGNVLKEARIFDRAVAAYLRALNLSPNNAVVHGNLACVYYEQGLIDLAIDTYRRAIELQPNFPDAYCNLANALKEKGQVVKEAEECYNTALRLCPNHADSLNNLANIKREQGFIEEATRLYLKALEVFPDFAAAHSNLASVLQQQGKLKEALMHYKEAIRINPTFADAYSNMGNTLKELQDVAGALQCYSRAIQINPAFADAHSNLASIHKDSGNIPEAIQSYRTALKLKPDFPDAYCNLAHCLQIVCDWTDYEARMKKLVSIVAEQLEKNRLPSVHPHHSMLYPLSHDFRKAIAARHANLCIEKILVLHKPPYKFTREVPNGERIRIGYVSSDFGNHPTSHLMQSIPGLHDRSVVEIFCYSLSPDDGTTFRYKISQEAEHFIDLSTIPCNGKAADRIYNDGIHILVNMNGYTKGARNEIFALRPAPIQVMWLGYPGTSGASFMDYIITDSVTSPMELAHQYSEKLAYMPYTYFIGDHKQMFPHLKERILVADKTQSTVSDNVAVINATDLSPLVENTGVKEIREVINANKQVEITHKVAELPNTTQIVSMIASGQVQTSLNGVVLQNGLATTQTNNKAATGEEVPQSIVITTRRQYHLPDDAIVYCNFNQLYKIDPLTLQTWMNILKAVPNSVLWLLRFPAVGEQNIKKSVEDMGVDPERVIFSNVACKEEHVRRGQLADVCLDTPLCNGHTTSMDVLWTGTPVVTLPGETLASRVAASQLATLGCPELIASTRQEYQEISIRLGTDREYLKTLRAKVWKARADSPLFDCSQYAKGLEKLFLRMWQRFLRSEAPDHIAAIDNK; encoded by the exons ATGCAAAACCAACAGTCACCAAATCAAAATACGCAGCAATTGCAACAGCAGGCCGTAACACAAACACAATTGATATTGccgcaacaacagcagcagacaCAATTGGTACAAAATCAAGGCAATACAGTGGGCAAGATCAATGACACTCAAAATTTATCATCTGTTG GACTACTAGAATTAGCCCATCGTGAATATCAAGCTGTTGATTATGAGAACGCCGAAAAACATTGTATGCAATTGTGGCGACAAGATAGCACTAATACAGGTGTGCTATTGCTATTATCTTCCATACATTTTCAGTGTCGACGTTTAGAAAAATCTGCACAGTTCTCAACGCTGGCTATAAAACAAAATCCCTTATTGGCCGAAGCTTATAG taattTGGGTAACGTTTTCAAAGAACGTGGACAATTGCAAGAAGCTTTAGAAAACTATCGAAGAGCTGTACGTTTGAAGCCTGATTTCATTGATGGATATATTAACTTGGCTGCTGCTTTAGTTGCTGCTAGAGAAATGGAAGCGGCTGTACAAGCCTATATAACAGCTTTGCAGTACAACCCG GATTTGTACTGTGTACGTAGTGACTTGGGTAATCTGTTAAAGGCTTTGGGTCGTCTTGAAGAGGCTAAG GCTTGTTACTTGAAGGCCATTGAGACTTGCCCTAGTTTTGCGGTGGCATGGAGTAATTTGGGTTGTGTTTTCAATGCCCAGGGTGAAATATGGTTGGCTATACATCATTTTGAAAAGGCCGTTACTTTAGATCCAAATTTTTTGGATGCTTACATCAATTTGGGCAATGTTTTAAAAGAAGCAAGAATTTTTGACCG GGCTGTGGCAGCTTATTTAAGAGCTTTAAATTTGTCTCCTAACAATGCTGTGGTCCATGGCAATTTGGCTTGTGTTTATTATGAGCAGGGTTTGATTGATTTGGCCATTGATACCTATAGAAGAGCCATAGAATTACAACCAAACTTCCCTGATGCTTATTGTAATTTAGCCAATGCTCTGAAAGAAAAAGGACAGGTA GTTAAAGAGGCTGAGGAATGTTATAATACCGCTCTACGCTTATGTCCCAATCATGCTGACTCTTTGAATAATTTAGCCAACATTAAACGCGAACAAGGTTTCATTGAAGAAGCCACTCGTCTGTATTTGAAAGCTTTGGAAGTTTTCCCCGACTTTGCTGCTGCTCATTCGAATTTGGCTTCAGTTTTGCAACAGCAAGGTAAACTCAAGGAGGCTCTTATGCATTACAAAGAAGCTATACGAATTAATCCAACCTTTGCTGATGCCTACTCCAACATGGGCAACACCCTTAAGGAATTACAGGATGTAGCTGGCGCCTTGCAATGTTACTCGCGTGCTATACAAATCAATCCAGCATTTGCTGATGCCCACAGTAATTTGGCGAGCATTCATAAGGATTCTGGTAACATTCCCGAAGCCATACAATCGTATCGCACTGCATTGAAGTTGAAACCAGATTTTCCCGATGCCTATTGTAATTTGGCACATTGTTTGCAAATCGTTTGCGATTGGACGGACTATGAGGCACGTATGAAGAAATTGGTGAGCATAGTAGCTGAGCAATTAGAGAAGAATCGTCTGCCCTCGGTGCATCCACATCACTCGATGTTGTATCCGTTGTCACACGACTTCCGCAAAGCAATTGCGGCTCGACATGCCAACTTGTGTATAGAGAAGATTTTAGTTCTACACAAGCCTCCGTATAAATTCACACGCGAAGTGCCGAATGGAGAACGTATACGTATTGGTTATGTTAGCTCTGACTTTGGCAATCATCCCACCTCACATTTGATGCAATCGATACCGGGGCTGCACGATCGTAGCGTTGTAGAGATTTTCTGTTACTCTCTTAGTCCCGATGATGGTACCACGTTCCGCTATAAGATCTCACAGGAGGCCGAGCATTTTATTGATTTGTCGACCATACCCTGCAACGGCAAAGCGGCCGATCGCATCTACAATGACGGTATCCACATACTGGTGAATATGAACGGTTATACCAAGGGAGCACGTAATGAAATCTTTGCCTTGCGGCCGGCACCCATACAGGTTATGTGGTTGGGTTACCCCGGCACAAGTGGGGCCTCATTTATGGATTACATTATCACAGATTCAGTAACGAGTCCTATGGAGTTGGCACACCAATACAGTGAAAAATTGGCCTATATGCCATACACGTATTTCATTGGGGATCACAAACAGATGTTCCCCCATTTAAAGGAACGCATACTGGTGGCCGATAAAACACAATCGACTGTGTCGGACAATGTGGCTGTTATTAATGCCACAGATTTGTCGCCATTAGTGGAGAATACAGGTGTTAAAGAGATACGTGAGGTTATCAATGCCAACAAACAGGTTGAAATCACACACAAAGTGGCTGAACTTCCCAACACCACACAAATTGTGTCAATGATCGCTAGTGGACAAGTGCAGACCTCTCTGAACGGTGTGGTCTTACAGAATGGTTTGGCCACAACACAGACAAACAACAAGGCAGCCACAGGCGAGGAAGTTCCACAAAGCATTGTCATCACTACCAGACGGCAATATCATTTACCCGACGATGCAATTGTCTATTGTAATTTCAATCAATTGTATAAAATCGATCCCTTGACACTGCAGACCTGGATGAACATCTTAAAGGCTGTACCTAATTCTGTGTTATGGCTTCTGAGATTCCCAGCGGTTGGAGAACAGAATATTAAGAAATCAGTAGAGGATATgg GTGTCGATCCAGAACGTgttatattttcaaatgttgCTTGTAAGGAGGAACATGTACGTCGTGGTCAATTGGCTGATGTGTGCCTCGATACGCCACTTTGTAATGGACACACCACATCAATGGATGTTTTATGGACTGGCACACCAGTTGTCACACTACCAGGAGAGACATTAGCATCAag aGTGGCTGCTTCACAGCTGGCGACCTTGGGCTGTCCCGAACTTATTGCTAGTACCCGCCAAGAATATCAAGAAATTTCCATACGTTTGGGCACAGATCGTGAATATCTCAAGACATTGCGTGCCAAAGTGTGGAAGGCACGCGCTGACAGTCCACTGTTTGATTGTTCACAATATGCCAAAGGTTTGGAAAAGTTATTCTTGCGCATGTGGCAAAGATTTTTGAGGAGTGAAGCACCAGATCATATTGCCGCTatagataataaataa
- the LOC111678024 gene encoding ejaculatory bulb-specific protein 3 — MKLAIVVVAFMAIAAVTAEEKYTTKFDNIDVDEILKSDRLFTNYYKCLIDEGKCTPDGRELKKTLPDALQTGCKKCSDKQRENSDKVVRFIIDNKPEEWKVLQQKYDPENVYYNKYKDEAAARGIKI, encoded by the coding sequence ATGAAACTCGCCATTGTTGTTGTCGCCTTCATGGCCATCGCCGCCGTAACAGCTGAAGAAAAATACACAACCAAATTCGATAACATCgatgttgatgaaattttgaaatctgATCGTTTATTCACCAACTACTACAAATGTTTGATCGATGAAGGCAAATGTACTCCTGACGGTCGTGAATTGAAGAAAACTTTGCCCGATGCCCTCCAAACCGGTTGCAAAAAGTGCAGTGATAAGCAACGTGAAAACTCCGATAAAGTAGTCCGTTTCATCATTGACAACAAGCCCGAAGAATGGAAGGTCTTGCAACAGAAATACGATCCCGAGAATGTctactacaacaaatacaaggATGAAGCTGCTGCCC
- the LOC111678025 gene encoding xyloside xylosyltransferase 1 gives MAEMSPGDKLLSGATRKLGHLKMAKVMFLIISAIVCIIIFYANTSVIGRRSLFALFLSNRNSAATAEAGTTYGGDLLASPEKVTTLPQEQQRPQNEQVQQKADFEDTLRYRSQDFASTTTRKRSRKSLIMKTLLVKPPSTRNASVQIFNLSSTVLGSGIGTASSDYNIFVIYTKENYQLHVKFELFIKSLLKFANSGVLLHLHVLTDETSGHSVDQILEIEVRRYRRSIIYSLYNMRLCAEEVVDIVNTMTPYFSSTPKSYYSDSLFFLSLGLHRIADENMERAILLDCDIVFRTDVRLLFNEFDKFSPDHLYGLAPELTPVYRHILYRYRANYPNTDFGSPFYMSTSEMHNMVSEESQHTQHKLRKSERHSLRHGYPGLNSGVVLLHLKRIRKSQVYHQQLHDSEVRKLTSKYMFKGHLGDQDFFTLLGYEFPNLIYRLDCVWNRQLCTWWKDHGYSDVFDKYFTCKGRIKMYHGNCNARVPE, from the coding sequence ATGGCCGAGATGTCTCCGGGAGATAAATTATTAAGTGGTGCTACACGTAAATTGGGCCATCTTAAGATGGCCAAAGTGATGTTCTTAATCATATCAGCAATTGTTTGTATAATCATCTTTTATGCCAATACCAGCGTAATTGGTAGACGGTCACTGTTTGCACTGTTTCTTAGCAATCGTAATTCAGCAGCTACGGCTGAGGCAGGCACCACATACGGTGGCGATTTATTAGCAAGTCCTGAAAAGGTCACAACACTGCCGCAAGAACAACAACGACCACAAAATGAACAAGTACAACAAAAAGCTGATTTTGAAGACACTCTTAGATATAGATCTCAAGACTTTGCCTCGACGACAACCCGAAAACGTTCTCGCAAGTCGTTGATTATGAAAACTTTGCTCGTTAAGCCACCATCCACCAGAAATGCCTCGGTGCAAATATTCAACTTAAGCTCAACAGTATTAGGATCGGGAATAGGTACCGCCAGCTCAGATTACAATATCTTTGTGATATACACAAAGGAAAACTATCAGTTGCAtgttaaatttgaattattcaTTAAAAGCCTTTTGAAATTCGCCAATTCGGGAGTCCTGCTGCATCTGCACGTACTCACGGATGAAACGAGTGGCCATTCTGTGGATCAGATTTTAGAAATTGAAGTGCGTCGTTATAGGCGTTCTATTATTTATAGTTTGTATAATATGCGTTTGTGTGCCGAGGAAGTGGTGGATATTGTCAATACAATGACACCATACTTTAGCTCAACACCCAAATCGTACTATAGTGATTCTTTATTCTTCCTATCGTTAGGCTTGCATCGCATAGCCGACGAAAATATGGAACGTGCAATATTGCTAGATTGTGACATAGTCTTCCGTACCGATGTCCGTCTATTGTTCAATgaattcgataaattttctccCGATCATCTATATGGCCTGGCGCCGGAATTAACGCCTGTCTATCGCCACATACTGTATAGATATCGGGCCAATTATCCAAATACCGACTTTGGCAGTCCCTTCTATATGTCTACAAGTGAAATGCATAATATGGTTTCCGAAGAGTCCCAACATACTCAACATAAACTAAGAAAATCAGAAAGGCATAGCCTAAGACATGGCTATCCTGGACTCAATTCGGGTGTGGTGTTGTTGCATCTGAAACGTATACGCAAATCGCAGGTGTATCATCAGCAGCTACATGATTCGGAAGTTCGAAAACTTACATCTAAATACATGTTTAAAGGACATTTGGGTGATCAGGACTTTTTCACTTTACTCGGCTATGAATTTCCCAATCTCATCTATCGTCTCGATTGTGTGTGGAATCGCCAGTTGTGTACGTGGTGGAAGGATCATGGCTACAGTGATGTCTTTGATAAATATTTCACTTGTAAGGGTCGCATCAAAATGTATCACGGCAACTGTAATGCCCGAGTGCCCGAATAA